The nucleotide sequence TCACCTACCAGCGCGCCAAACGCGCCAAGCGTTTCCGGGCGAGCCCCTTGGACGAGGTGCCCGGCCTCGGGGAGGCTCGCAAGCAGACCCTGCTGAAGCACTTCGGCTCGCTGAAGAAGCTGCGTTCCGCGACGATCGACCAGATCTGCGAAGTTCCCGGCATAGGCCGCAAGACGGCCGAGACGATCGCCGCGGCCCTAGCCCAGGCGGCTCCGGCCGCACCCGCCGTGAACACGGCCACTGGAGAGATCATGGAGGAAGAGGAGCCCGGTACGACGGCGGACCCCTCTGGGGAGTCCGTGGCCGCGGGCGCCCCGGACCGGCGGCGAGGGCAGGAGACATGACCGAGCACGACGAGCGACGAGACCTCCCGGAGCAGCCAGACCTCCCGGAGCACTCAGAGCGTCCAGAAGAACAGCACCACGAGCACACAGCGGAGCGCGGGGAAGCCCACAGCGCGGCGGACGACGATACCCCGCAGCACCCGGCGCCACAGGAAGACGGAGCACACGTGAGTACGGGCATCGAAACAGCCGGGGTCCCCGAGGCGGCCATCCCCGAGCTGGTCATCATCTCCGGCATGTCCGGCGCCGGACGGTCGACGGCCGCCAAGTGTCTGGAGGACCTCGGCTGGTTCGTCGTCGACAACCTGCCACCCGCGCTGATCCCCACCATGGTGGAGCTCGGCGCCCGCTCCCAGGGAAACGTGGCCCGGATCGCGGTCGTCGTCGACGTCCGCGGCCGCCGCTTCTTCGACAACCTCCGCGACTCCCTCGCCGACCTGGCGACGAAGCACGTCACGCGGCGCGTCGTCTTCCTGGAGTCCTCCGACGACGCCCTGGTGCGCCGCTTCGAGTCGGTCCGCCGCCCGCACCCCCTCCAGGGCGACGGCCGCATCACCGACGGCATCGCCGCCGAGCGGGAACTGCTGCGCGAGCTGCGCGGCGACGCCGACCTGGTCATCGACACCTCCAGCCTGAACGTGCACGAGCTGCGCGCGAAGATGGACGCCCAGTTCGCCGGCGACGAGGAACCCGAGCTGCGGGCCACCGTCATGTCCTTCGGCTTCAAGTACGGCCTCCCGGTCGACGCCGACCTGGTCGTGGACATGCGCTTCCTGCCCAACCCGCACTGGGTCCCGGAGCTGCGCCCGTACACCGGCCTCAACGAGGAGGTCTCCGCGTACGTCTTCAACCAGCCCGGCGCCAAGGAGTTCCTCGACCGCTACACCGAGCTGCTCCAGATGATCGCCGCCGGCTACCGCCGCGAGGGCAAGCGGTACGTGACCATCGCGGTCGGCTGCACCGGCGGCAAGCACCGCTCGGTCGCCACCTCCGAGAAGCTCGCCGCCCGCCTCGCCTCCCAGGGCGTCGAGACCGTGGTCGTGCACCGGGACATGGGGCGCGAGTGACCGGACGCACCACGGCGCGGCTGAGCAGGCTGCGCCGGGTCGCCCCCGAGGGCCGCGCGAACAGACCAGCCGAGGCCCGCGGGGCCCGGCCGCGCCGCCGGGGCGCCCAGCCCAAGGTCGTCGCGCTCGGCGGCGGCATGGGCCTGTCCGCCTCGCTCGCCGCCCTCCGTCGGATCACCGGCGACCTCACCGCCGTCGTCACCGTGGCCGACGACGGCGGCTCCAGCGGACGCCTCCGGGACGAGCTGGGTGTCCTGCCGCCCGGCGACCTGCGCAAGGCGCTGGCCGCGCTGTGCGGGGACGACGACTGGGGCCAGACCTGGGCCCGCGTCATCCAGCACCGCTTCCAGTCCCAGGGGGACCTGCACGAACACGCGGTCGGCAATCTGCTGATCGTCGCCCTGTGGGAGCAGCTCGGCGACCACGTCCAGGCCCTCGACCTGGTCGGCAGGCTGCTGGGCGCCCAGGGCCGTGTGCTGCCCATGTCGGCCGTACCGCTGGAGCTCCAGGCCCTGGTCAAGGGGCACGATCCGGCGCGCCCGGACGACGTCGACACCGTCCGGGGGCAGGCCAACGTGGCACTCACCCCCGGCGAGGTGCAGTCCGTGCACGTCGTGCCGCACGACCCGCCCGCCGTGCCCGAGGCCGTGGCGGCGGTGCTCGACGCCGACTGGGTGGTGCTCGGTCCCGGCTCCTGGTTCTCCTCGGTGATCCCGCACCTGCTCGTGCCCGAACTGCTCGACGCCCTCACCGAGACCAAGGCCCGACTCGTGCTGTCGCTGAACCTCGCCCCGCAGCCGGGAGAAACCGATGGCTTCTCCCCGCAGCGTCATTTGGAGGTTTTGGGACGACACGCCCCTAAACTCGCCCTGGACGTGGTGCTGGCCGACGAGGCCGCCGTGCCCGACCGCGATTCCCTGACCGAAGCCGCCAAACGGTTCGGCGCCGCGGTCGAGCTGGCGCCGGTGGCCCGGACCGATGGATCTCCGCGGCACGACCCGGAGCTGTTGGCCGCCGCGTACGACCGTATTTTTCGGATGCATGGAAGGATCGGCCCATGGCGATGACGGCAGCGGTGAAGGACGAGATCTCCCGGCTACCCGTCACCCGGACCTGCTGCAGAAAGGCGGAGGTCTCGGCGATCCTGCGGTTCGCGGGCGGGCTGCACCTGGTGAGCGGACGCATCGTGATCGAGGCGGAGCTAGACACCGCGATGGCGGCCCGCAGACTCAAGCGGGACATCCTGGAGATCTTCGGCCACAGTTCCGAACTGATCGTGATGGCACCCGGCGGACTGCGTCGCGGTTCCCGTTACGTCGTCCGGGTGGTCGCCGGCGGTGACCAGTTGGCCCGGCAGACCGGCCTGGTGGACGGCCGGGGCCGGCCGATCCGCGGCCTGCCCCCGCAGGTCGTCTCCGGGGCCACCTGCGATGCCGAGGCGGCCTGGCGCGGCGCGTTCCTCGCCCACGGCTCGCTCACCGAGCCCGGCCGCTCGTCCTCCCTGGAGGTGACCTGCCCGGGGCCGGAGGCGGCTCTCGCCCTGGTCGGCGCCGCCCGGCGGCTGTCGATCGCGGCGAAGGCCCGCGAGGTACGGGGCGTGGACCGGGTCGTCGTACGGGACGGAGACGCGATCGGCGCGCTCCTGACCCGCCTCGGCGCCCATGAGTCCGTGCTGGCGTGGGAGGAGCGGCGGATGCGCCGCGAGGTCCGGGCCACGGCGAACCGGCTCGCCAACTTCGACGACGCCAACCTGCGCCGCTCGGCCCGCGCCGCCGTCGCGGCCGGTGCTCGCGTGGGCCGAGCCCTGGAGATCCTCGCCGACGACGTCCCCGAGCACCTCGCGGCCGCCGGGCGGCTGCGCATGGAGCACAAGCAGGCCTCCCTCGAGGAGTTGGGCGCGCTCGCCGACCCGCCGCTCACCAAGGACGCCGTCGCGGGCCGGATCCGCCGGCTGCTGGCCATGGCCGACAAGCGCGCGTCGGACATCGGCATCCCGGGGACCGAGGCCAGCATCACCGAGGAGATGGCCGAAAACCTGGTGGGGTGACAGGACGCCAGAAGAGCTCAACTCGCCGGTGCCGAGGCCCACTTGGGGCCGTCGGCACCGGTTCTCCGCTTTCTGCGTGAATTTCGTGATTGGCCTGTGAGGCCTCCTTGACTTGGCTCAGATCTGACATGAGCCTGGCGTCTGTTCGCTAGTGGGGCGAACCACGCAAGGGGGGCTCATGAGACGAAGAGCGAGATCGATCCTCGCCGCCGGCGCGCTCCTGCTGGGCGGTGGTGCGGGACTCGCACCGCTGGCCCAGGCTGCCGAGAACGACGGTTCCGACACCGAGGAAGTCAAGGTCTTCCGCGCCGAGGTGACGAAGAAGCAGATACCGCTGCTGCTCGCGGCCGGACAGGACGGTCACGAACTCAGCGAGCAGGCGCCGGAGAAGGGCACCGCGTCGGTGGAGGTCTACCTCACCGACAAGCAGGCGGACGCTCTGGAGGAGCAGGGCGTCGAGCTCAGGGAGCACCAGCTCACGCGCAAGGCGGAGGCGCGTGTGGACGCCGCCGCCGAGGGGGTCTACCGCCCGTACAGCGGCGCCGGCGGCCTCAAGGAGGAGATCCTTCGTACGGGGCAGGAGAACCCCTCCCTGGCCAAGGTGGTCTCCCTGGGCAAGTCCCTTCAGGGGCAGGACATCCTCGCGGTCAAACTGACCAAGGACGCGAAGAAGACGAAGGACGGCGTCAAGCCGTCCGTGCTGTACATGTCCAACCAGCACGCGCGTGAGTGGATCACGCCGGAGATGACCCGGCGTCTGATGCACCACTACCTGGACAACTACAAGACGGACAAGCGGATCAAGAAGATCGTCGACTCCACCGAGCTGTGGTTCGTGATCTCCGCCAACCCGGACGGCTACGACTTCACGCACCGGGACGCCGCCAACCGTCAGTGGCGCAAGAACGTGCGGGACGTCAACGGCGACAACGCCATCACCGTCGGCGACGGCGTCGACCTCAACCGCAACTTCGCCTACAAGTGGGGCTACGACAACGAGGGCTCGTCCCCGTTCCCCACCAGCGAGACCTACCGCGGCGGCGGCCCCAACTCGGAGCCCGAGACAAAGGCCCTGGACGCCTTCGAGAAGCGCATCGACTTCGAGTACGGCATCAACTACCACTCCGCCGCCGAACTCATCCTCTACGGGGTCGGCTGGCAGGTGGCCAGCCCCACCCCGGACGACGTGCTCTACAAGGCGCTGGCCGGTACCCCGGAGAACCCCGCGGTCTCCGGCTACCACCCCCAGCTCTCCTCCGAGCTGTACACCACCAACGGTGAGGCGGACGGCCACGCGGCCAACGTCAACGGCACGGCGATGTTCACCCCCGAGATGTCGACCTGCCAGACCGCGTCGGACATCGATCCGGGCGATGCCTGGAAGCCCGAGGACTGCGCCTCCGTCTTCACGTTCCCGGACGACGAGAAGCTGATCCAGCAGGAGTTCGCGAAGAACATCCCGTTCGCGCTCTCCGTCGCCGAGTCCGCCGTCACTCCCGACCGGCCGAAGTCCTCGGTCGGCCTCGACGCCCCCGACTTCACCCCGGCCTCCTTCGGCACGTCGTACTCGCGCGGCAAGAAGCAGGAGATCTCCGTCGTCGCCCGCAAGTCCGTGGAGGACAAGGAGCTGAAGTACCGGATCAACAGCCGCGGCCGTACGTACGACCAGAGGCTCAAGCCCTGGAAGGGCGGTGAGACGTTCGGCGGCGAGGACAACCTCTGGTTCGACGAGTACCGGGCCAAGGTGCGGGACGGCGAGCCGGGCGACAAGGTCGAGGTCTGGTTCACCGGCGAGACGAAGAGCGGCAAGCCCACCACCAGTGAGCGCTTCACGTACACGATCGCCGAACGGCCCAAGGCCGACACGCTCGTCGTCGCCGAGGAGGGCGCGACCGCGACCCAGACGCAGGCCTACGTCGACGCGCTGAAGGCCAACGGCAAGAAGGCGCTCGTCTGGGACGTCGCGACCCAGGGCGCCCCCGACGCGCTCGGCGTACTGGAGCACTTCAAGCAGGTCGTGCACTACACGGGCGCCGTCCGCCCCGGCATCGCCACCCAGCTCGAACTGCGCGCCTACCTGAATGAGGGCGGCAAGCTGATCGAGGCGGGCGAGAGCGCCGGCGGCTCCGTCGACCTCGGCGGCGGCACCCTGTCGAACGACTTCAGCCAGTACTACCTGGGTGCCTACAGCCGTACCTCCCTGCCGAACGCCACCGCCTTCGCGGGCCTCGCCAAGCTCGGCGGCTTCACCGGGACGCTCGGCGACGCGCCCGGGAATCCGCTGAACACCGCCGGATCGTTCGGCGTCACCTCGGACGCCCTGCCCGTGGAGACGTTCCCGCAGTTCAAGAGCGCCGGCGCGGGCCAGTACCCCGGGACCGTCAACCCGTACGGCCCGTACGAGGGCGCGTCCATGGCGGCCGCCACGCACACCGACTACGCCTGGAACCGCCTCACCCGCACCATCGACCTCACCTCGGTGAGCGCGGCCGACAAGCCCGCCCTGCGCACCCAGCTCCTATGGAGCACGGAGGAGGGCTACGACCACGCTCTCCTTGAGGCGCACACGGCCGGGGCGGACGACTGGACGACGCTGCCGGAGGCCGGCGGCGCCACCTCCACCACCGTGCCCGTCGAGTGCGAGGCCGGGTACTTCATCCAGGGCCACCCGGCCCTGAAGCGGTACCTGACCCTGGGCTCGGGGGGCTGCACGCCCAGCGGCACCAGCGGCTCCTGGAACAGCTTCACCGGGGCCTCGGACGGCTGGCAGCAGGTCGAGTTCGACCTCTCCGCGTACGCCGGGAAGAAGGTCGAGGTGTCGCTCAGCTACGTCACCGACCCCGGCTCCGGCGGTCGCGGAGTCCTGGCCGACAACGCCACCGTCGTCATCGGCGGCACGCCCGGCGCGGTCGAGGGCTTCGAGACGTCGCTCGGTGCCTGGAGCACCCCCGGCCCGCCCGCGGGCAGCCCGGCGGTGGTGAAGGACTGGGGCCTGTCGGGTGAACTCTTCAAGACCTATGGCGCGGTCACCACGGACGACACGGTGCTGCTGGGCTTCGGCCTGGAGCAGGTCCCCGCGGCGGCCG is from Streptomyces sp. NBC_01314 and encodes:
- the rapZ gene encoding RNase adapter RapZ; its protein translation is MSTGIETAGVPEAAIPELVIISGMSGAGRSTAAKCLEDLGWFVVDNLPPALIPTMVELGARSQGNVARIAVVVDVRGRRFFDNLRDSLADLATKHVTRRVVFLESSDDALVRRFESVRRPHPLQGDGRITDGIAAERELLRELRGDADLVIDTSSLNVHELRAKMDAQFAGDEEPELRATVMSFGFKYGLPVDADLVVDMRFLPNPHWVPELRPYTGLNEEVSAYVFNQPGAKEFLDRYTELLQMIAAGYRREGKRYVTIAVGCTGGKHRSVATSEKLAARLASQGVETVVVHRDMGRE
- the yvcK gene encoding uridine diphosphate-N-acetylglucosamine-binding protein YvcK → MTGRTTARLSRLRRVAPEGRANRPAEARGARPRRRGAQPKVVALGGGMGLSASLAALRRITGDLTAVVTVADDGGSSGRLRDELGVLPPGDLRKALAALCGDDDWGQTWARVIQHRFQSQGDLHEHAVGNLLIVALWEQLGDHVQALDLVGRLLGAQGRVLPMSAVPLELQALVKGHDPARPDDVDTVRGQANVALTPGEVQSVHVVPHDPPAVPEAVAAVLDADWVVLGPGSWFSSVIPHLLVPELLDALTETKARLVLSLNLAPQPGETDGFSPQRHLEVLGRHAPKLALDVVLADEAAVPDRDSLTEAAKRFGAAVELAPVARTDGSPRHDPELLAAAYDRIFRMHGRIGPWR
- the whiA gene encoding DNA-binding protein WhiA, which translates into the protein MAMTAAVKDEISRLPVTRTCCRKAEVSAILRFAGGLHLVSGRIVIEAELDTAMAARRLKRDILEIFGHSSELIVMAPGGLRRGSRYVVRVVAGGDQLARQTGLVDGRGRPIRGLPPQVVSGATCDAEAAWRGAFLAHGSLTEPGRSSSLEVTCPGPEAALALVGAARRLSIAAKAREVRGVDRVVVRDGDAIGALLTRLGAHESVLAWEERRMRREVRATANRLANFDDANLRRSARAAVAAGARVGRALEILADDVPEHLAAAGRLRMEHKQASLEELGALADPPLTKDAVAGRIRRLLAMADKRASDIGIPGTEASITEEMAENLVG
- a CDS encoding M14 family zinc carboxypeptidase translates to MRRRARSILAAGALLLGGGAGLAPLAQAAENDGSDTEEVKVFRAEVTKKQIPLLLAAGQDGHELSEQAPEKGTASVEVYLTDKQADALEEQGVELREHQLTRKAEARVDAAAEGVYRPYSGAGGLKEEILRTGQENPSLAKVVSLGKSLQGQDILAVKLTKDAKKTKDGVKPSVLYMSNQHAREWITPEMTRRLMHHYLDNYKTDKRIKKIVDSTELWFVISANPDGYDFTHRDAANRQWRKNVRDVNGDNAITVGDGVDLNRNFAYKWGYDNEGSSPFPTSETYRGGGPNSEPETKALDAFEKRIDFEYGINYHSAAELILYGVGWQVASPTPDDVLYKALAGTPENPAVSGYHPQLSSELYTTNGEADGHAANVNGTAMFTPEMSTCQTASDIDPGDAWKPEDCASVFTFPDDEKLIQQEFAKNIPFALSVAESAVTPDRPKSSVGLDAPDFTPASFGTSYSRGKKQEISVVARKSVEDKELKYRINSRGRTYDQRLKPWKGGETFGGEDNLWFDEYRAKVRDGEPGDKVEVWFTGETKSGKPTTSERFTYTIAERPKADTLVVAEEGATATQTQAYVDALKANGKKALVWDVATQGAPDALGVLEHFKQVVHYTGAVRPGIATQLELRAYLNEGGKLIEAGESAGGSVDLGGGTLSNDFSQYYLGAYSRTSLPNATAFAGLAKLGGFTGTLGDAPGNPLNTAGSFGVTSDALPVETFPQFKSAGAGQYPGTVNPYGPYEGASMAAATHTDYAWNRLTRTIDLTSVSAADKPALRTQLLWSTEEGYDHALLEAHTAGADDWTTLPEAGGATSTTVPVECEAGYFIQGHPALKRYLTLGSGGCTPSGTSGSWNSFTGASDGWQQVEFDLSAYAGKKVEVSLSYVTDPGSGGRGVLADNATVVIGGTPGAVEGFETSLGAWSTPGPPAGSPAVVKDWGLSGELFKTYGAVTTDDTVLLGFGLEQVPAAADRKALLGKALTALKN